The Gemmatimonadota bacterium genome segment TTCTGATACGACGTATCCGATCGGACATCCTTCCTCAATTCCTTCTCCAGGAGCCATTCACCGTCATCGAGTGTTCGCGTCTTTTGGAAACCATACGTTTCCAGCAAACCGATCAACACGTGCTGTTTTTCGAATGCGGTCAGATATACGACTTCGATGTCGTTCGATCTGGACCACCACAGCACCTGCTTAAGCAGTTGTTCACCGAATTTCTCTCCTTGATACTCAGGCGCCAATTTGAAGGTGGACACTTTTAATATCTTGTCCGCCCTGGTTGCGCAGTCCGCCTCTTCTTGTGTTTCAGGTTTTCGAATCACAAGTCCCGCAAGCTTGGCATCGAATCTGATTACCCAGCAAGACCGATGGCTGTTGACGCATTTTTCCTCGAACCACTCGTTAAAACCAGGATAGTCTGCTCTGAGACTGTCAAAGAACACATCTTCAACGTCGATTTGATAAGCCGGCACTTCTTCGACGTAAGGCAGTTCGACGGTGTGGGATTCGTAAGTTCGACTTATGAAATCAACCGCATCTGCTACGCCGAATACTTTTCCTCCTAGGTTTCCTCGTTCAGCCCGACGTATCAATCCCGTATCTTCTGAAATCAGGAGATCGACCGCTTTCTTCTCCAATATTCCAAGAAGTTGCAGATCGCATCTGTCGTTTTCATTCCTGATGGAACCAAATCTGCAAATCAAGTCGGATTCGGAATCAATTGCTACATCGCGAAGGCGAACGTACTTCTCCAGTTTGCTGTATGTTAACCGACGTCGCGCGCTATCCCTGTCCCGATCGATGTCTGCATAATTAGCATCGGACACGTGGAGAGTCAGATTGTGTTTCTGGCACAACTGCGCAAGAGATGCCGCCTGGGGGTCAACCGGTTTGGGATCTTCCAGTTTGATGGCTACGTTTGTGTCGAGGAGGATTTTCACGGAGTACTTTCGTTAAAAGAGGAGATATATCTTCGTTCACGTACCTGTATGATTGAGGAATTATAAAACCATTGTTACTGAAACTTTCGGCGCCAATCTCCTCCGACAGGCGTGTGATTGAAGACAATACTATAGCATAGCCGTTCCTGGCTCCATCGAAGTAAATATCGAAATCCCGGCGCTTTACCCCACCATCAGTATGAAACCTCGCCCAGAGGGATTCCACGGACATGTTGTATACGTCTTTCACTTTGGCCCAACCTGTTACAGCCTGAATGGGCGATGTGGAGTAAATCCAGAGGATAGCGCCCTCCAGATGCGTTCCAACAGGAAATCTTCGTCTGAACTCGACCGTCTTCGTCCCAGTTAGTATGTTTTCAGCGTGGTGCGGATGTACGCTGAGTACAATCTGCGGTTCTGACTCTATTGGGGTACTGTACATTGCCAAAGACATGCTGTGATCTCCAATTCAGTGTGATGGCTATTAACTGTATTCTCATCAGGTACGAACTTGCGTTGGCTGTATCCGTCACTACTACACGGGCCTGGGCCTGTCGTGGTTAGGATACCCACAGTCCATATCACTATGTCCACAGTACCGTTTATCACCGGAGGAAGAGATAAAGTCTTCCCACTGATTAAGGAAACACTGCTCTTGAGAATCCATTGCATTATGTACGTCGTTTAAAACACCTCCACAAGAAGTAACTAAACATTTGTATTGAATTCCCGGTGAAATGAAGGGCAACAAACGAGATTCAACGCAAAGGTATAGTCGGTATGCGACATCTTCTGCTCGAATTTAACAAACGACCCCAGTAATGAAGTTCAACTCGACATTTACCACCAGGTGTTGTATAGCAAAATGCTGCATCGTTTTATCGAAGAGCGGAAGCTGCGGTTCGTCCTGTGCGGGTCCAGTGCAAGGAAACTCAAGCGGGCCGGCGTCAATCTGCTGGCGGGTCGGGCATTGCGCCGCGCGATGCATCCCTTCGTACCTGAGGAACTGCGGAAACGTTTCGACCTGGAGGACGCACTGCGAAACGGGTTGTTGCCCGCCGTCTGGGATTCGGAGGACCGGTCGGAGACGTTCACCGCCTACACGCAGATTTATCTCAGGGAAGAGATCCAATCCGAAGCATTGGTGCGCAATCTGCCCGGCTTCGCGCGGTTTCTTCCGCTGGCAACGTTATTCCACGCCCAAGCTATGAACGCCAACGACATTTCCCGGGAAGCGCAGGTGTCACGGTCGACAGTGACCAGTTACCTGGAGATCCTCGAGGAGACCCTCCTGTGCATCCGGTTGCCGGCGTTCGAGGGTAAACTCCGCGTACGGGAAAGGAAGCTGCCCAAATGGTACTGGTGCGATCCAGGTATTGTACGTGCCATGAAAAACCAGAAGGGACCGGTCGCACCGGAGGAACGTGGCGTCCTCTTTAAAGGGTTGGTCGCGCAGTTGATCCGGTCGTACAAGGATTACCGAGATCTTTGCGAAGTATGGTACTACTGGGCAACGGCCGCGCAGAATAGGACTGAAGTGGATTTTCTACTTGAACGCGGGGGCGATTTTGTTGCTATCGAAGTAAAATCCGGCGGCACGTACTCTCGTTCCTGGTGCACAGGATTGAGAGCGGTGGCCGGTCTGGACGGCCTTTGCCGGCGGATCATTGTCTACCCAGAAGGACCGGAGTTGCAGACCGAGGACGGCATTGAGGTCCTGCCTTTTCCGGTTTTCTCCAACCTGCTGGCTGATGACGATCTGTGGCCGTGACCCAGACAGTTACCGCATACTCAAATCGCCATTGCACGGTCCGTTACCGAGTTTCTGGCCTTTTTCAAGTTTCCTGCCTTTATACGCCTGATTTACTTCACACCTCCCGCAGCAGTTCGCCCGGAATCCTGGATCCGGGATACTCCGCCTCGGGGTCGCGCTCGGCGATGATGGCCGGAACCGGATCGGTCCAATAGGCCGGCACGGTGTCGGGGCGTCTGTGCCAGGCCAGTACCAGGGTGCGGCGCTCGTCGGTCAGGTTCCGATGCGCCGAGTGCAGCACACGGGCATCGGCCAGTACCAGGTCACCGGCCTTGACGCAGACCTCGACCTGGTCCGGGTGGTCGCTGAACATCGTGGGATGATCTTCGGCAATGAAGCGGGCGCCCTGTTCATGAGCCGGCACCATCTGGTCGTGCAGCGGGATGCGTTTAAGATGGGTGCCGGGGATGATCTTGAGGCATCCGTTCTCTCGCGATGTATCGCTCAGGTAGTAGGACACGAAGATGATCTGCGGCCAGGGAGAGCAACTCATCGGATCGTTCCACTGCATCCAGTCCTGGTGCCAGTACAGTGCCGGTTCTCCGGGATCCTTGGTGAGGAGGATGACACCACCGGTGCTGGTAAAATCGCCCAGACCCATCTGTTCAAGGGCACGCCGCGTGGCAGGCCAGTCGAGCAGTTTCTGAATGGTCGGGTTCTCAGTCCCCTGCGCGGTAACGTGCTGGCCCTGGTACCTGACATCGGGTGGCGGCACCCAGTTTTCCATCATGCGCTCGGATTCGATGCGCAGCTCCTGAAGGAAGGAGTCGCTGAGGATTTTGTCGACCACGCAGAAACCGTCGCGAATTAGCTGTTGGCGTTTATCTTTAGCTTGTTCGGGGGACATGGAATCCTCGATTGAGTGTGGTGCAGCCAGGTCTTCTGATCTAATGTGACTGGAACTAGCCTTCGTTCAGACCGACCGCGTAGCTGACTCGCATAAGTCACGATTTAGGAGACTCCAATGGTCAGTGTAACCAGCCTCGGCCAGAACCTTCTTTGCTTTCATCCGTTCTTCGCGGTCACCACGGGGATCGCGCATGTAAGTTACCTGACGCAGCATCTCGTGATGGTCTTCGTCTGGAATGTGCTCCCGCGCGCCTGCTATCACGAGCGCAAGATACCAGTCGTAAGGCTGGAGATCGGGTTTGGTAAACGTGGCCAAGTAGGTCGCCACCGGAACGATTTTGCCGCTTTCAGCCAGCCGAACGCAAAACGTGTCGCAACGTTCGTAACCAACCCCTTCGGACTTGTCGAGGCAGCAAACCTCCGAACACGGAATCTCAAACAGCATGCCGGGAGTTCGGCAACCATTCTTCGGACTAAGCGTCGCTTTTCCGGAACAATCTTTACTGGGCTTACTGAATTTGATAATCCAGTCGTCGGCGTATGCACGCTCCTTCGAAACAGCCCCAGGACAACGATTTTGCAACCGCTTGGTCAGCATATTCGAGCCATAAGCAAAGTAACACAAAGGCATGGTTGGACTTCTCTCCTTCGCATGGTATGATCGGCCAGATCCTTCTGTACCCAGATTCCTTTGTAGAATCCCAACCACGGACACGGTAAACAAAGTATTCACAATGTATACACGAAACAAGATCGTCCTATGACCCATTCGGCGATTCCCACCGCCGGGTCCACCTTTCCTCGCCTGTTTCTCCCGCAATATAACGCTCGCCCATACCCGCTTTCCGAACCTGCACAACAGTCGCATCAGTTACGCCAGCCCGCACGAATAATCCCATTTTCGCACGATTGTTACCAGATTTACAGCGATTTCTACGACTGATTCGTAAAGGAGTGTTGGTCGCACGCATCGATTCGACGTGCGAATGGGACCATTCACCCAAACTGCATGGGAGGAATTTGAACATGGAACTCGCTCAACTTCTCATATCGCCAGGCATGTTGCTGGCGGCCTTCATCTTCTTCTGGAAACAGAACAGAATCATCATCGACGAACTGAAAAAAGATATCGTGTCGCTGCGCGAGGAGATCACATCCATCCGTGACGGAATGCACGACATCAACGGACGTCTCGGTCGCGTAGAGGGTCTGTTGATGACCCTGGACTTTGAAAAACTGCAAAAGGAGTAGTCGAATCACAACTGGCACACTGGCCGGGACGAGAATGGCTGGATCGATTGACGGACTGCGTCCCTCACAGATTGGAGGAAAGACCGTGGAGATTGCACAACTTCTTGTTACACCAATCACTTTAGTGATGGCATTCATCTTCTTCTGGAAACAGGCCAAAACCGGAAGAGAGGAACTGAGACGTGAATTGAAATCGGATATGAGGGAACTGAAAACAGATCTGAAATCAGATATGAAAGAACTCAAGGAGGCATTTAAGGAAGAAACAACATCGATTCGCAAGGATGTCGCTTCCATTCGTGTAGAAATGCACGACATGAACGGACGCCTCAGCCGCGTCGAGGGCCTGTTGATGACCTCCGACATCGGACGATCAAGCAAGGAGTAACTAAGGCCTGAAAGGTGTAATTTGTATGGCGAGAACGTTTGGAATGATTGCCGGCCTGCGTCCCTTACCAAAGTAGGAGGGAAGACTATGATGGAACTCGCCCAGCTTCTCCTTACACCTGTTACGCTGCTGACGGCCTTTATCTTCTTCTGGAAACAGACCAAGGCCATAACTAACGAACTGCGACGGGAACTGAAGGCAGATATGAAGGAATTGAAGGAGGAGTTAAAGGAAGAGATCGCGTCCGTGCGCACGGAAGTTACCGCCATCCGGGTAGAAATGCACGACATGAACGGACGCCTCGGCCGCGTCGAGGGTCTGCTGAAGATAACGGATTCCGGTTGATTCCCGGGAACCGTCTCAACCTTCCGCCAGCTTCTTCCGGAGCAACTCGTTCACCATCTTCGGATTCGCCTTGCCCTGGGTCGCGCGCATGACTTGGCCCATGAAGAAGCCCAGGAGCTTGGTTTTGCCGGCCCGGTATTCGGCGACGTCGTCCGGGTGTTCGGCGAGGATGCCGCCGACGACGCTTTCGAGTTCGCCGGTATCCGAGATCTGTACGAGGCCCTGTTCTTCGATAACCTTGGCCGGCGCTTTGCCGGTTTCGGCCATGATGTCGAGGACGTCCTTGCCGATTTTGCCGCTGATCTTGCCTTCCTTGATCTGTCCGAGGAGCTGGGCGAGGTGATCGGGTGGAATGCGGGCTTCGAGGGTCTGCTGGTCCATGCGGTTCTCGTGCTGGACGCGCAGGAGTTCGCTGAGCATCCAGTTGCTGACGGTGCGCGCTTCGTCGGCCGCTCCGTCAACTGTTCTGCCGGCCGCTTCGCCAGCCGCGCTGCCAGCCTCATCTCTGGTTGCATCGCGGGCTGCTGCGCCGGATGCCTGGCCGACGCATGCCTCGAAGTAGTCGGCCCGGGCCCGATTCTCCGTCAGTTGCCGCGCCATGTCCTGTGGCAGTCCGTAGTCATCGACGAAGCGCCGCATGCGAACATCGGGGAGCTCGGGCAGGTCTTCGCCGATCTCGTCCACCCAGGAACGGGCGATTTCGACGGTAACAAGATCGGGGTCGGGGAAGTACCGGTAGTCGTGGGCTTCCTCCTTCGACCGCATGGGAAAGGTCTCTCTTTTTTCCTCGTTCCACAGGCGGGTCTGGCGCACGACGGTACCGCCGTCGTCGAGCAGCTCGGACTGCCTGGCGATTTCGAATTCCAGCGCCCGTTCCATGGACCGCATGGAGTTCATGTTCTTGATCTCGACGAGTTCGCCCAGGGGATCGCCGGGCTTGCGGATAGACACGTTGGCGTCGCAACGCAGGCTGCCCTCATCCATATTGCCGTCGCAGACGCCGATGTACTGCAGGATCTGCCGCAGACGGGCGAGGTAGGCCGAGGCTTCGCGGGGGCTGCGGATATCCGGCTCGCTGACGATCTCCATGAGGGGCACGCCCGTACGGTTGAAGTCGATGTAGCTCAGGTCCGGATCGTACCCGGGTTCGTTGTGGATGGACTTGCCCGCTTCCTCCTCCAGGTGGATCCGCCGAAGCCGGACGAAGCGGGGACCGTCCTCGCCCTCGATCTCGATGCCGCCGGCCAGGGAGATGGGCTCGCCCGCCCGGTCGTACTGCGAAATCTGGTAGCCCTTGGGCAGGTCCGGGTAGAAGTAGTTCTTGCGGGCGAAGGCGCTGGTTTCAGCAACATGGCCGTCCACGGCCAGGGCCATGCGGATCGTGTATTCGACGGCGCGGCGGTTCAGAACGGGCAGGACGCCGGGCATGCCGAGGCAGATGGGGCAGACGCGGCTATTCGGCTCGCAGCCGAAGGCCACCGGGCACCCGCAGAAGATCTTCGAGTTGGTCAGGAGCTGGGCGTGCACTTCGAGCCCGATTACGGATTCGTAGTTCATGACCGCGTAGCCTCCGAACCTGGTGCCGCGTCGCACACTTCCATGCAATTTCTATTCTCGCCTCTCATGGCCGCGTAGCCTCCTCGAAGGCGTACGCTGCCCGGAGGATCCGTTCTTCGCCGAAATGCGGCCCGATGATCTGCAGGCCGATGGGCATACCGCCGGGATCCTTACCACAGGGCAGAGAGATGGCCGGCACGCCGGCGAGGTTGATAGGTACGGTATATACATCGGACAGGTACATCTGCAGCGGGTCGTCGATCTTCTCGCCGATCCTGAAAGCGGTGGTGGGCGTGGTGGGCGCCACCAGGAGATCGACCTTCTCGAAGGCCTGGTCGAAGTCGCTCTTGATGAGCGTGCGCACGCGCTGGGCCTTGTCGTAGTAGGCGTCGTAATAGCCGGCGCTGAGCACGTAGGTGCCAAGCATGATGCGGCGTTTCACCTCGAGGCCGAACCCCCCGCTGCGGGTCGATCCGTACATGGCGTCCAGCCGGTCTTCGGGCGCGGGTGGTTGCGCGGCGACCCCACCACCTGATCCTCCGGCGGTCGCTTCAGCGGCCGTCCCTACTGCCACTTCTCCAGTCGATGCGCCGCCGACCGATCCGTCGCCGCCCGGCCCTCGAATCGACGCGCCGCCCTCGCCCCGGTACCCGTACTTCACGCCGTCGTACCGGGCCAGGTTGGAGGAGGCTTCCGCGGTGACGAGGATGTAGTACGCGGCCACGGCGTACTCGGTGTGAGGCAGGCGAACGCTTTCCACGCGCGCGCCGAGGGATTCCATGCGTTCGATCGCCCGGTTTACGTTTTCCTTTACGGCGGCATCGAGTCCCTCGGCCATGTATTCTTCAGGCACGCCGATGCGCACCCCTTCGATGCCCTGCTTCAGGGATGCCGTGTAGTCCGGCACCGCTTCCGAAGACGACGTGGTATCCATGGGGTCGTGGCCCGCGATGACGCCCAGGAGCCGGGCACAGTCTTCGACGTTGCGGGCCATGGGGCCGACCTGGTCGAAGGAGGATCCGTAGGCGATGATGCCGTAGCGGGAGACCCGCCCGTAGGTAGGCTTGAGCCCCACGACGCCGCAGAAGGCCGCGGGCTGGCGGATCGATCCGCCGGTGTCCTCGCCCAGGGCCAGGACCGCCGTGCCCGCCGCCAGGGCCGCGGCGGAACCGCCGCTCGAGCCGCCTGGGACCCGGTCGGTGTCCAGGGGGTTCCGGCAAACCTCGAAACTGGTGTTTTCGTTGGAGGATCCCATGCCGAACTGGTCCATGTTTGTCTTGCCGATGATCACGGCGTCCGCCTCGCGCAACCGGGCAATGACCGTGGCGTCGTATGGCGGCACGAATCCCTCGAGGATCCTGGACGCGCAGGTGGTTTCCAGGCCCTTCGTGCAGATGGCGTCCTTGATGGCGATGGGGACGCCGGCCAGTGGTCCGGTCTCTTCGCCCGCGGCGACGCGCCGGTCCACTTCCCGGGCGTCTTCGATCACCGTTTCAGGCTGGACGGCGAGATAGGCGTTTATAGCGGGGTCTTTCGCTTCGATCAGGCGCAGTACTGCCCTGGCCACCTCTTCCGCCGTCACCTCGCCCGACTTGATTCGCGGCGCCAGTTCGTGGGCCGCCATCTCGTTAAGGTGTTCCAAACTCCGCTCCTGAACCGTCGATGGTTGATGCGATCAGCAGGGTCACGCGATGGGGTTCTACCCCCGGCTGCTGCGTCGGCGCCCCGTGCGCGTCCCGCTGCTTGAAGGGACGATGCAGGACAATATCCTGCCTGCCGTCCCCGTTAAGGTCCGCCATCCAGGCGTATTCCTCGTCGTTGGGCAGTTCGACCGCCACCTTCTGGGGCTGTCCGGCAAAGAGGTCCGGACCCGGCACGCCGGCGTAGACGTGCATTTCCCGGTGGGTCCACTCGATCAGCAGGTCGGAGCGGCCGTTGCCGGTCACATCCCCGATGAACAGGTTCTTGTTAAACGCCCGCCGGTATTGTTCACGGTCTGTTCGCCGGGCGTGCTTCCCTCCCTGCAGCACGAAGTCAAGGGGGACCCAGCCTGGTTCGCGGGGACTTGGCGCACCATCCAACTGAATCTTCCGGATGGCGGTGGGCCGGTCCGGGATGCGTCCCTCGCTCACCCGGTAGAACGCGAGATTGAGCCACACGTCATCGCCCATGAAGCCTTTGATCCGCTTGAATAGACTGCTTTCGAGGTATTTGTTCTCAATCGTCGTGACGACCAGGTCGATTTCACCATCCCCGTCGAAATCACGTTGGTCCATGGCGAGTTGGATATTGCCTTCGGACCGGATCGAGATGTCGGCTTTGGGCGCGAAATGGATGCCGCCATCCGAAGTACGGCCATCGGAGGCACGGCCATCGGAGGCACGACCTTCGGGTGCGAACCGGGTGGAGCCATCGGAGGCGCGTGAACCGTAATACACTTCATAGACGGACCGCTTGTCGGCAATACTGTCGCCTTCAAGGGCGTAGACCACCAAGTCCGCGACGCCGTCCCCGTTCAGGTCGGTGAACGAATACAAGACCCGGCCCTTCATGTCCCCGGCGGCAAGCGTGGAAAGATCGTCGGAGTCGAAACGCACGGCGGTCGTGAAGGTCACGGCCTCAGGGTCGAACAGGCCCCGATCGTCCTGGATATGCGCCTCGAAGTGGTCCCCGTTCCAGAAGACCAGGTCGACGCGGGCGTCTCCGTTGTAGTCGAACGCGTGGACGCGGCTTACGCTCCAGGGGTCGAATCGATATCCGTCGGCTCCGTAGATAC includes the following:
- a CDS encoding GNAT family N-acetyltransferase, which translates into the protein MKILLDTNVAIKLEDPKPVDPQAASLAQLCQKHNLTLHVSDANYADIDRDRDSARRRLTYSKLEKYVRLRDVAIDSESDLICRFGSIRNENDRCDLQLLGILEKKAVDLLISEDTGLIRRAERGNLGGKVFGVADAVDFISRTYESHTVELPYVEEVPAYQIDVEDVFFDSLRADYPGFNEWFEEKCVNSHRSCWVIRFDAKLAGLVIRKPETQEEADCATRADKILKVSTFKLAPEYQGEKFGEQLLKQVLWWSRSNDIEVVYLTAFEKQHVLIGLLETYGFQKTRTLDDGEWLLEKELRKDVRSDTSYQKDPVAFNRQFYPAYYDRPDARKFVVPILPRFYRILFPEAFPDSQLSLFEGSSTDVNRTPGNTIRKTYICRAPTTKLEPGSVVLFYTTQDERRSHSQSICTVGVVERVTEASTLNELMLLTTRRSAYTRKQLEELVNSSEKPLKVIDFLLTLHLNEPIDLQTLQENGILEGPPQSITQVPEDRYRRLKDWLQK
- a CDS encoding DUF4143 domain-containing protein, producing MLHRFIEERKLRFVLCGSSARKLKRAGVNLLAGRALRRAMHPFVPEELRKRFDLEDALRNGLLPAVWDSEDRSETFTAYTQIYLREEIQSEALVRNLPGFARFLPLATLFHAQAMNANDISREAQVSRSTVTSYLEILEETLLCIRLPAFEGKLRVRERKLPKWYWCDPGIVRAMKNQKGPVAPEERGVLFKGLVAQLIRSYKDYRDLCEVWYYWATAAQNRTEVDFLLERGGDFVAIEVKSGGTYSRSWCTGLRAVAGLDGLCRRIIVYPEGPELQTEDGIEVLPFPVFSNLLADDDLWP
- a CDS encoding phytanoyl-CoA dioxygenase family protein yields the protein MSPEQAKDKRQQLIRDGFCVVDKILSDSFLQELRIESERMMENWVPPPDVRYQGQHVTAQGTENPTIQKLLDWPATRRALEQMGLGDFTSTGGVILLTKDPGEPALYWHQDWMQWNDPMSCSPWPQIIFVSYYLSDTSRENGCLKIIPGTHLKRIPLHDQMVPAHEQGARFIAEDHPTMFSDHPDQVEVCVKAGDLVLADARVLHSAHRNLTDERRTLVLAWHRRPDTVPAYWTDPVPAIIAERDPEAEYPGSRIPGELLREV
- a CDS encoding gamma-glutamylcyclotransferase; translation: MPLCYFAYGSNMLTKRLQNRCPGAVSKERAYADDWIIKFSKPSKDCSGKATLSPKNGCRTPGMLFEIPCSEVCCLDKSEGVGYERCDTFCVRLAESGKIVPVATYLATFTKPDLQPYDWYLALVIAGAREHIPDEDHHEMLRQVTYMRDPRGDREERMKAKKVLAEAGYTDHWSLLNRDLCESATRSV
- the gatB gene encoding Asp-tRNA(Asn)/Glu-tRNA(Gln) amidotransferase subunit GatB; translated protein: MNYESVIGLEVHAQLLTNSKIFCGCPVAFGCEPNSRVCPICLGMPGVLPVLNRRAVEYTIRMALAVDGHVAETSAFARKNYFYPDLPKGYQISQYDRAGEPISLAGGIEIEGEDGPRFVRLRRIHLEEEAGKSIHNEPGYDPDLSYIDFNRTGVPLMEIVSEPDIRSPREASAYLARLRQILQYIGVCDGNMDEGSLRCDANVSIRKPGDPLGELVEIKNMNSMRSMERALEFEIARQSELLDDGGTVVRQTRLWNEEKRETFPMRSKEEAHDYRYFPDPDLVTVEIARSWVDEIGEDLPELPDVRMRRFVDDYGLPQDMARQLTENRARADYFEACVGQASGAAARDATRDEAGSAAGEAAGRTVDGAADEARTVSNWMLSELLRVQHENRMDQQTLEARIPPDHLAQLLGQIKEGKISGKIGKDVLDIMAETGKAPAKVIEEQGLVQISDTGELESVVGGILAEHPDDVAEYRAGKTKLLGFFMGQVMRATQGKANPKMVNELLRKKLAEG
- a CDS encoding amidase family protein; the protein is MAAHELAPRIKSGEVTAEEVARAVLRLIEAKDPAINAYLAVQPETVIEDAREVDRRVAAGEETGPLAGVPIAIKDAICTKGLETTCASRILEGFVPPYDATVIARLREADAVIIGKTNMDQFGMGSSNENTSFEVCRNPLDTDRVPGGSSGGSAAALAAGTAVLALGEDTGGSIRQPAAFCGVVGLKPTYGRVSRYGIIAYGSSFDQVGPMARNVEDCARLLGVIAGHDPMDTTSSSEAVPDYTASLKQGIEGVRIGVPEEYMAEGLDAAVKENVNRAIERMESLGARVESVRLPHTEYAVAAYYILVTAEASSNLARYDGVKYGYRGEGGASIRGPGGDGSVGGASTGEVAVGTAAEATAGGSGGGVAAQPPAPEDRLDAMYGSTRSGGFGLEVKRRIMLGTYVLSAGYYDAYYDKAQRVRTLIKSDFDQAFEKVDLLVAPTTPTTAFRIGEKIDDPLQMYLSDVYTVPINLAGVPAISLPCGKDPGGMPIGLQIIGPHFGEERILRAAYAFEEATRP
- a CDS encoding VCBS repeat-containing protein, whose amino-acid sequence is MTKRYPGRSRFNPVRISPALTLFLAFAIFPAGILLLAGAPSPAAARSTAQTVPVFTFEKQEVVIGPAARQTVLSGFLLGRDVADLAVVHVDERGDPYLRVYAYEDGTWALNTNARLRPGVSFVDLARIGSRDRLITYGEGRLDAWDPESSTEVVLAAATSSFDPPHPGEVPHVDVTHDVNGDGRIDLVLPDDDGFRVFVQLNDGSFADPVVVGPPAVLERIYGADGYRFDPWSVSRVHAFDYNGDARVDLVFWNGDHFEAHIQDDRGLFDPEAVTFTTAVRFDSDDLSTLAAGDMKGRVLYSFTDLNGDGVADLVVYALEGDSIADKRSVYEVYYGSRASDGSTRFAPEGRASDGRASDGRTSDGGIHFAPKADISIRSEGNIQLAMDQRDFDGDGEIDLVVTTIENKYLESSLFKRIKGFMGDDVWLNLAFYRVSEGRIPDRPTAIRKIQLDGAPSPREPGWVPLDFVLQGGKHARRTDREQYRRAFNKNLFIGDVTGNGRSDLLIEWTHREMHVYAGVPGPDLFAGQPQKVAVELPNDEEYAWMADLNGDGRQDIVLHRPFKQRDAHGAPTQQPGVEPHRVTLLIASTIDGSGAEFGTP